Proteins encoded in a region of the Euleptes europaea isolate rEulEur1 chromosome 3, rEulEur1.hap1, whole genome shotgun sequence genome:
- the SMIM45 gene encoding protein SMIM45, with translation MPHFLDWFVPVYLMISILILVGFGACIYYFEPGLQEAHKWRTQRPIMDRDLRKTLMIRDNLAFGVPEV, from the coding sequence ATGCCTCATTTCCTGGATTGGTTCGTGCCAGTGTATCTGATGATCTCCATTCTCATCTTGGTGGGCTTTGGAGCTTGCATATACTACTTTGAGCCAGGACTACAGGAAGCACACAAATGGCGGACCCAAAGACCAATCATGGATCGAGACCTTCGGAAAACTCTGATGATACGAGACAACCTTGCATTTGGGGTGCCTGAAGTCTAG